One Danio rerio strain Tuebingen ecotype United States chromosome 13, GRCz12tu, whole genome shotgun sequence DNA window includes the following coding sequences:
- the ftr80 gene encoding E3 ubiquitin/ISG15 ligase TRIM25, which yields MAESSDSQNPFNCPICLHLLKNPVTTTCGHSFCMDCLNGFWDGDDQKGVYSCPQCRHSFSPRPDLCRNIVLAAVVEGMKIKTPEKDAPEKASVSPVLSFAMSVDVECDICTETKLKAIKSCLVCLASYCESHIQTHYTSPALKWHKLANASPRLLDQICSQHHKPLELYCCQDRQLICMQCALINHQNHSMTSPAAERQNIQEQLKLKRDGLQEDVLQREVKVKELKQAKDFYKRSTQAAVVHCEEMFTEQIHSMGKRRAGITKMIRAQENVEVNRVEDLILTLEQEISDMRKRHDELGQLSHIEDNICFIQNFSSISDYQYSNLCAMSISQHLTFEQIETTVSELKSQLDNLCEQDIVRISEKVSAVQILVKNEKATNYLPSQPKTREEFLIYSSDLNLNPSSSCNGLSVNSNKSVTRNYTQQHNFSNQGLFGSQPNYFSSDTYQNYTYQVLCNESLSGRCYFEVQWAGKGCSIAFSYDQFLQGGGTCRFGSDNRSWKCDFPTANVLVCHDNRQTSISWVSKIGVFLDQEVGTVFFYNVSDKMTLLHQIQTTFTEPLYAGFSFQDWEDYSSVTICDLPSELQK from the exons atggCGGAATCTTCTGACAGTCAAAATCCTTTCAACTGTCCGATTTGTCTTCATCTTCTGAAGAATCCAGTCACCACAACTTGTGGTCACAGTTTCTGTATGGACTGTCTTAATGGATTCTGGGATGGGGACGATCAGAAGGGAGTCTACAGCTGTCCCCAGTGCAGGCATTCATTCAGCCCAAGACCAGATCTTTGCCGAAACATTGTGCTGGCTGCAGTTGTAGAAGGAATGAAGATTAAAACACCAGAAAAAGATGCACCAGAAAAAGCATCCGTCTCTCCTGTTTTGAGTTTTGCCATGTCTGTGGATGTGGAGTGTGATATCTGCACTGAGACCAAACTAAAAGCCATTAAATCTTGTCTAGTGTGTTTGGCGTCTTACTGTGAATCTCACATCCAAACTCATTATACATCTCCTGCGTTAAAGTGGCACAAATTGGCCAATGCCTCACCACGTCTACTGGACCAGATCTGCTCTCAACATCATAAGCCTCTGGAACTGTACTGTTGTCAAGATCGGCAGCTGATATGTATGCAGTGTGCTCTGATTAACCACCAGAACCACAGTATGACTTCACCTGCGGCTGAACGACAAAACATCCAG GAACAGCTAAAGTTAAAACGGGACGGTCTACAAGAGGATGTGCTTCAGAGAGAGGTAAAGGTGAAGGAACTAAAACAAGCCAAGGACTTTTACAAG CGCTCTACACAGGCTGCAGTGGTTCACTGTGAGGAGATGTTTACGGAGCAGATCCACTCCATGGGCAAACGACGAGCTGGGATAACAAAAATGATCAGAGCTCAGGAAAACGTAGAAGTAAATCGTGTTGAGGATCTCATACTTACTCTGGAGCAGGAGATTAGTGACATGAGGAAGAGACATGATGAACTGGGGCAGCTTTCACACATAGAGGACAACATCTGTTTCATTCAG aatTTCTCATCTATTTCCGACTACCAATATTCAAACCTGTGCGCCATGTCCATCAGCCAGCATCTGACATTTGAGCAAATAGAAACAACTGTCAGTGAGCTGAAAAGCCAACTAGATAATCTCTGTGAACAAGACATTGTGAGGATATCAGAGAAAG TTTCTGCTGTCCAAATACTGGTGAAAAATGAAAAAGCCACAAACT atTTGCCATCCCAGCCCAAGACCAGAGAAGAGTTCCTTATAT ATTCCTCTGATCTAAATCTGAATCCCTCATCATCCTGTAATGGGCTTTCTGTGAACAGCAACAAGTCTGTGACAAGGAATTATACTCAACAGCACAACTTTTCAAACCAGGGATTGTTTGGTTCACAGCCAAATTATTTCAGTTCAGATACATACCAGAATTATACATACCAGGTATTGTGTAATGAAAGTCTGTCTGGACGCTGTTATTTTGAAGTTCAGTGGGCAGGAAAAGGTTGTTCTATTGCATTCTCATATGACCAGTTTCTGCAAGGAGGGGGAACTTGTAGATTTGGCTCTGACAACAGGTCCTGGAAATGTGACTTTCCAACAGCAAATGTTCTTGTATGCCATGATAACCGACAGACTAGCATTTCATGGGTCTCTAAAATTGGAGTGTTTCTGGATCAGGAAGTAGGAACTGTGTTCTTTTACAATGTCTCTGATAAAATGACCCTCCTGCACCAaatccagaccacattcactgagccccTCTACGCTGGGTTTTCTTTTCAGGACTGGGAAGATTACTCATCTGTAACCATTTG